The genomic DNA GGGCGAGCATGCTGGCCGCCGTCGTCCTGGCGCTCGCCATCGACGCGGTGGGCCTGGGGCGGGCGCTGGCCCGCGCCTTCTTCCGGCTGGCCTTCCGCGTCGAGCTGCGCGGGGCGGAGCATCTGGAGCGGCTGGAGGGGGCTGCGGTCGTCACGCCGAACCACCAGTCCTTCCTGGACGGCGCGCTGCTCGCCGCCTTCCTGCCGGGCATGCGCTTCGCGGTGGACAGCTTCATCGCGCAGCAGGCCTGGGCCAAGCCCTTCCTGGCGCTGGCCGACCATGTGACCATCGACCCGACCAAGCCGATGGGCACGCGCCTGCTCGCCCGCACCCTGGCCGAGGGCCACAAGATCTGCATCTTCCCGGAGGGGCGGATCACCGTCACCGGCTCGCTGATGAAGATCAACGGCGGTCCCGGCATGCTGGCCGACAAGGCGGGCTGTCCCATCGTGCCGGTCTGCATCGAGGGCGCGCAGCGCTCCATCCTGTCGCGGATGCACGGGCGGCTGCGGCTGGGCCTGTTCCCGCGGATCACCATCACGGTCATGCCGCCGGTCGCCACCCCGGACGTGACCGGGCTGGCCGGCAAGAAGCGGCGGGCGGCGCTGAAGTCCTGGCTGTCGCGCGTCATGACGGAGACCGTCTTCGCCGCCGGGCAGCGGCCCGAAACGCTGGCGCTCGCCCTGCTGGAGGCCGGGCGGAAGACCGGCTGGGGCAAGGCGGCGGTGCAGGACGGCGATTTCACGACGCTGTCCTACCGCGCCCTGACCGCGCGTTCCCTGGTGCTCGGCCGCATCCTGGCCCGCGGCACAGAACCGGGGGAGGCGGTGGGCGTGCTGCTGCCGACCGCTTCGCCGACCGCGGCGGTGTTCTTCGGGCTGGCGGCCTACGGGCGGCCGGCGGCGATGCTGAACTTCACCGCCGGGGCGGAGGCCGTGAAGGCGGCCTGCCGCGCCGCCGGGCTGCGCCGCATCGTCACCTCGGCCCGCTTCGTGGAGATGGGGCGGCTTGGCCCGCTGGTCGAGGCGCTGGCCGCCGAGCACAGCATCGTTTACCTGGAGGACGTGAAGCGCGGGCTGGGCATCGGCGACAAGCTGCGGGCGCTGGCCGCGTCGGTGGCGCCGGAGCGCTTCCTGCCACAGCAAGGGGAGCCGGACGATGTGGCGGCGATCCTCTTCACCTCGGGGTCGGAGGGGCCGCCCAAGGGCGTGGCGCTGACCCACGACAACCTGCTCGCCAACATGGCGCAGGTGGCCTCCGTGGTCGACTTCACGCGGCAGGACGTGGTGTTCAACTGCCTGCCGGTCTTCCACTCCTTCGGGCTGCTCGGCGGGATGCTGCTGCCGATCCTGAACGGGGTGAAGACGGTGCTCTACCCCAACCCGCGCCACGTCCGGCTGATCCCGGAGCTGGTCTACCAGACCAACGCCACGGTGCTGTTCGGCACGGACTTCTTCCTGAACGCCTGGGCACGGGCGGCGGACCCCTACGACTTCCGCTCGCTGCGGCTGGTCTTCGCCGGGGCCGAGCGCCTGCAGGAGGAGACGCGCCGCACCTACACGGAACGGCTGCGCGTGCATCTGCTGGAGGGCTACGGCACCACCGAGACCTCACCGGTGATCGCGGTCAACACGCCGGCCCGCTTCCGCCCCGGCACGGTCGGGCAGGCCCTGCCCGGCATCGAGACGGAGCTGCAGCCGGTCCCCGGCGTGCCGGTGGGCGGGCGGCTGCGGGTGCGCGGGCCGAACGTGATGAAGGGCTACATGCGCGCCGACAACCCCGGCGTGGTGGAACCGCCGGAGGACGGCTGGCACGACACCGGCGACATCGTGGACATCGACGCCGACGGCTTCATCCGAATCGTCGGGCGCGTCAAGCGCTTCGCCAAAGTGGCCGGCGAGATGGTTCCGCTGGGGCTGGTCGAGGAGCTGGCGCTCCAGGCCGATCCCGACGCCGCCCACGCCGCCATCGCCCTGCCGGACGCCCGGCGCGGCGAGCGGATCGTTCTGGTCACCGCCGGCACCGGCCTGACGCGCGACGCGCTGACGGCGGCCGCCAAGGCCAAGGGCGCGCCGGAAATCGCCATTCCCCGCGACGTGCTGCGGGTGGAGACGATCCCCCTGCTCGGCACCGGCAAGACCGACTACCCGGCCGTCAGCCGGCTGGCCGCCGAGATGCTGGCGAGCGAGACCGCCTGACGACCGGCGGGGTCAGGGGCGGCAGGCGACGTGCAGCCCCTTGCCCACCGGGAAGATGGTGGAGCCGAAGCCGGGCAGGGCGTCCACCGCCGCGATGTAGCCGGCGATCTCCTGCGGGTGCGACAGGGCGTTGTCGGCCAGCAACAGGCAATCCGGCTCCAGCTTCGGCAGCAGAAGGCGAAGCTGCTCCGGGGCGCTCCAGCGGTCGGCGTCGAAGAACACGCAGTCAAAGGGGCCGTCCAGCCCCGCCACCGTCTCCGTCGCGTCGCCGACCAGAAGGGTGACGCGGCTGGCCAGCCCGGCGCGCTCCAGGTTGGTGGCGGCCTGGGCGCTCTTGCCCGGATCGCGCTCGATGCTGGTCAGCGGGTCCGTGGCGCCGATGGCCTGCAACGCCGCGGCGAGCCACAGGGTGCTGACGCCGTTGGAGGTGCCGATCTCCAGCACCCGCCGGCGGCGCCCGCTGCGCACCAGGATGTGCAGAAGCTCCGCCGTCTCGCGTTCCAGATTCAGCATCTTGCGGGCACGGTCGCCCTCGCGGGCGTCGTTGTCGCGCCCATAGCTTTCGAGATCGCGGAGCACGCGGTCGACGGCGTCATCCAGCAGCATGGTGTTGGTCCCGGTGGCGGAGAGTGGGACAAGACCCTGCGCCGAGTGTGGCCGCAGCGTCAAGAGCGTGGACGACAAAAAACCCTCTCCCGCCGGGTGCGGGAGAGGGTTTCGCGACGGGAAACGTCACGCCGCCTGGTTGAGCTGCTCAGCGCGTTGCGGGGCAATCTTCAGGCGGGTGGCGAGGTAGGTGAGATAGGCGCGTTCCGCCTCATGATCGCGGTCCACCGCCATCAGCGAGGCCAGATAGACCTGCTCCGCCATGTCCGGATCGGTCACGGAGCGGACCAGCGTGTCGAGCGACTGCGGCTGGGACAGTTCCTGCTCCACGATCCGCCGCTCCTCCGGCCCGCCGCCCGCCTCGTCCAGGGCGGACATGACGCGCTGGCGCTCGGCCGGGGAAATTTCGCCGTCGGCGTTGGCGGCGGCGATCATGGCGCGGATCAGCAGCAGGGCGTGCTGGTCCTCCATGGCGAGTTCCGGGAACGCACCTTCGCCCGATCCCGACGGGGCGGCGTCGGGCGGGGGAGCGGTGCGCTGCTGGAAGACCTGGGACAGCCGCTCGCCCAGCGACCCGCCGCCGGAAGCGCCGGCCCCCCGAGGATACCGCCCAGGATGCCCCCCGGCGTGCTGCCCGAACCGGACGGCGGCGCCCCCCACGGGCTGGCGCCCGGCTGCCCGGAGGAAGGCTGCCCTGATGACGGCATATTCTGCTGCCGCTCCTGATAGGCGCGGTAGGCGAGGTAGGCCAGCGCGCCCAGCCCGGCCATGGGGCCGACGCCCATTCCGCTGCGGGCGTGCATCGCCGATCCTGAGCCCATCCCTGACCGGTTCAGGATCGACCCCAGATCCTGCGGGCTCCTGCGGCTGTGCCCTCCCATGCCGGTCGCCAGAAGGGTGCCGAGGATGTTCTGAAGATTCGCCATGACGCGCCTCTCTCCTAATCGGTGTCCGTGTCGATGCGGCTTCGCGCCCCATCAACAGGCGGGAGGGCTTGGCGTCACGGCATAGCTATCGGTGCCGATGATGGGTCATGCCCGCCGATCCATCTCCTATGACGGCCTCTATGCCGGAGGTGGGGTGGCTTTCGAACAGGCTGTGCAGGACACCGACTTCCGCTATCGTGGCGCGCATCAGAGCGCAGCAAGCGCCGACGCCCGCCGATCGGCGGGTGGCATTTTGGAGGAGACGCCCATGAACTTCGACCGGCACGCGGAACCGCCTCCGCTGGACCTATCGCCGACGCCGTTCGCTCCGCCGTTGCCGGCCCCGGCTTGCGGGTCGCTGTGGAACGATTATCTCCACCGCCTGCTGGGCACGGCGCACGGCTGCGTCGCCGCGAACGATGACGAATCCGATCCGGAGCCCGTCTGTTGCTGCGCCGCCGGATGATGCCGTGATTCCGTGCCCCTGAAATCGTGATTGGGAGGCGGTCGGGTGCCCGTCAGCGGGCGCCCGCCGCCTCGATGATCACCGCCGCCACCGCGTCGGGCCGGGAGGCGTGCGGGATGTGGCTGGCCCCGACCTCCACCGTCCGCGCGCCGATGCGCTCGGCGGTCGCCCGCAGGAAGGCCGGGGGAAGCATCCGGTCCTCGCTGGCGACGACGTACCAGGACGGCTTGTGCTCCCACGCCGCGGCGGTCACCCGCGTGCGGAAGCAGCCGGCATGGACCGGACCCTGCGTCGCGGCCAGCAGCGCCGCCTCCGCCGCCGGCACATCCTGGGCGAAGTTCGCCGCCAGACTCTCCGCCGACAAATGCAGATAGCCCGCGCGGTCCATCGACACGCTGGACAGGCCGGGCGAGGGCGGGAAGGGCTTCAGCGTGTCGTTCGGCGACTGGCCGATCCCTGGCGCGAAGGCCGCCACATAGACCAGCGCCTTCACCTTGTCCTGATTCCCGATCTGGGTGATCACCGCCCCGCCCCAGGAATGGCCGACCAGCACCACCGGCCCCTTGGCGCGGTCGATGGCCCGCTGCACGTGGGCGACATCCTCGTCCAGCGAGGTCAGCGGATTCTGCACGGCGATCGCTTCCAGCCCCTGGGCCTGGAGCAGGGGGATCACGCGGCCCCAGGCGGAGCCGTCGGCGAAGGCGCCGTGGACGAGGATGACGGAAGTGGTGACCGGGTCCATGGACCGATTCCCGTGACAGTGACCGACCCTATCCTCTGAGCACGGCCACGCCCGCCTGTCCAGTGCGGAGCCTCCGCTTTTCCTCCCTGCGGAAAAGCCGCCCGGCCTCTGGGGTCAAAGGGTGTCTTGCTGCGGAGCGGGATGAAAATTTCGCGAAATGACCATTGAAGCTAAGATTGTTCTGGGATACGGTATACCAACAGCGAGGCGAGGCGATTGTCCGCCCCTTCCGCCAAGCCAGTCCGTCCGTATCGCCAGCCCGAGCCCTTGAGGTGAGCCATGGTCAAGACCCTTTCCGCCGTCCGTTCCGGAAGCCGCCCGAACGCCCTCCGCGGCGCCGACGATGCCGCTCCCGCCGGCGTCGTGGTCGCCCTGCGCCCCGATCATCGGCAGCGCGCCGCGGTGCTGGCGGCGACCACCGGCGGGCGCGGCCCGCGCATGGACATGCTGACGATCACCCACAGCCGGGGGGCGGCGGAGGACCGCGGGGCGGAACTCATCCACATCGACGGCCCCTACGCGGACGTTCTGGCCTACATCGCCGACTCGCCGGAGTGCGTGGTCTGCTTCGACACGCTGCATGGCGGCATGGCCCGCGCGCAATTGTCCGTGCCCTGACATCGTCCGTGCCCTGACTGGCGCCGGGTCCTGCTGCTGGAGAGCGAACCGATGAACGCTTCTATGATGAACGACTGTATGACGACGCCCTTTTCCGGACAGGAACTGGCCTCCGCAATCATTGCGGCGGCGCTGTCGCTCCCGTCGGCCAACGGCCGGCTGCATCTGCCCAGCGGTGCTTTCCTCTGCGACCCGGCGGCGCTGGAGCGGGAATTCATGGCGGCGGCGCAGGAACTCTCCCACTGGCTGGTGCAGAATGACCAGCGCATCGCCGAAGCCGCGCGGGCGAGCCGGCTGAAGATCGCGGCCGGGGTCATCCGGGCCGCCGTGGCGACGCTGGAGCACGCCGAACGGCGCTGCAGTGACCTGCGCGACCGGGGCGAGCGGGCGCTGTCCGTCGACTTCAGCGCGGTCTGCGACCGGATTCAGGAGCGTCCGGGCCTGCTCGCCCAGACGGTGGCCGCCGCTGCGGCCGGCCACACCATCCACGCCGTCGCCGCCTGAGGACGGCGACCGCTGGCGGTTGGGCGTTACAGCAGGGTGTGCTCGATCAGGATCTTGGTGCCGATGGCGAGCAGGCCGAGGCCGCCGATCAGTTCGGCGCGGCGGCCGAGCAGCGGGCCGGCGGCCCGGCCCAGCAGGACGCCGCCGAAGCCCATCAGGAAGGTGACCACGCCGATCAGGCTGGCGGTCACCGCGATGTTCACGTCCGCCATGGCGAGGCCGACCCCCACCGCGCTGGCGTCGATGCTGGTCGCCACCGCCACGGTCAGCAGGGCCAGCCAGCCGGAGCGGGTGGCCGCCGCCTCGTCGTCCTCTTCCCCGGCGAGCGCGTTGCGGATCATCGAGCCGCCGATCAGCAGCAGCAGGCCGAAGGCGATCCAGTGGTCGATGGCCTGGACGAATCCCGCGAAGGCCGAACCCACCGCCCAGCCGATGGAGGCCATCGACAGCTGGCAGAGGCCGAAGGCGAAGCCGACCCGCAGCGCCTCGGACAGGCCGGGACGCTTCTGAACGGCACCACGGCCGAGCGCCGCGGCGAAGCTGTCCATGGAAAGGCTGAGCGCGAGGACGAGGGAGGTGGCACCGAACATGGCAACAGGCTCCGGCCAAACGGACACGACAGCACGGCTACCCCCGGCTGGCCTTCGGGAGCGTCCGCACCATCGGTCTTGCCGAACCGGCCGGACGCTGTCCGGCTGCCGCGTGCGCCACGGGACGGCCTGAGGCAGGATGGTCCCGAGTCTGTTGGCGCACGCCCCTCTCGCTGGAGGGTGGCTACTCCCCAATGACGAGGCGGACCCTAGCGCCGGAGAGTCTGGGTGTCAATCTATATGAACAGCTGTTCATATATATTTGAATCACTCTAAAAAGGCAGGCGTCACCCTGTCGTAGGCAGGGCAGGGCAGGGCAGGGCAGGGCAGGGCAGGGCATGGTGCGGTGCGGAACGATTTGTTAAGAGCCTCTGACGCTTTTATGCCGCTGTGGTTCGTTGGGGTGCGGACCGCTCGGATTCGATGGGCATCATTGGGCGTGGGGGTTCGCCATGGGATTGCTGGCGGGGGTCGGCTCGCTGTCGCTTTCGGGCAAGACGGTGTCGCTGTGTGTCGGTGGGTTGGTCGTGTTGGCGGGCGCCACCTTTGCGGTCAACGAAACATTGCTGAGCCGCTATGCGGAGCGCATGGCGGTCGAGCGGCAGGAAACGAACATGCGCGTCGCCTGGGACGTGCTGAACCAGTATGGCCGTGACATCAGCGTCCGCGACGGCACGCTTTATGCCGGCGACCGGGCTCTGAACGGCTTCTTCGAGCCGGTGGACCGGGTGAAGGCGCTGGTCGGCGGCACCGCCACGCTGTTCATGGGCGACACGCGGGTCACCACCAACGTCCAGAAGCCGGACGGCGGGCGCGCCGTCGGCACCACGCTGGCCAAGGGGCCGGTCTATGACGCCGTGCTGGTCCGTGGCGAGCCGTACCGCGGGCAGGCCGACATCCTGGGCGTTCCCTTCTACACCGCCTACGACCCGATCAAGGACCGCTCGGGCAAGGTGGTCGGCGTGCTCTATGTCGGCGTGCCGAGGGCGGAGTTCTTCGCCCCGATCCGCGACACCCAGACGATGATCGGCGGGCTGGGCGCCGTGGTGACGCTCCTGGTCGCCGGCGCCAGCCTGCTGCTGTCGCGGCGCATCTTCCGCCCGCTGACCGCCATGCGCGGCGCCATGGAGCAACTGGCGACGGGGACCCTGTCGGTCGAGGTCCCGGCGCTGGGCCGCAAGGACGAGATCGGGGGCATGGCCCAGGCACTCAGCGTCTTCAAGGAGAACGCGCAGCGGGTCGCCCGGCTCGACGCCGCCCAGGCGGAGGAGCGCGCCCGCGCCGAGCGGGACCGCCGCGACGCGCTGGAGGCGGTCGCCCGCAACTTTGAAGGCACGATGCTGAGCGTCGTCGAGACGCTGAGCGCCACCACGGCCCAACTCGAATCCAACGCCCAGCGCCTGCATGGCATCGCCGAGAACAGCAGCGGGCAGGCCGCCGCGGTCAGCGGCGCCGCGGGCGAGGCCAGCGACGATGTGCGGACCGTGGCCGGCGCCACCGAGGAACTGACGGCGTCCATCGTCGAGGTGTCCCGCCAGATCGACGAGTCCTCCCGCATGGTCCGCAACGCGGTGGAGGAGGTGGAGCGCACCAACCACACGGTCGAGGGCCTTGCCGCCGCCGCCGGCAAGATCGGGGAGGTGGTGACGCTGATCCAGAGCATCGCCGCGCAGACCAACCTGCTGGCGCTGAACGCGACCATCGAGGCGGCGCGGGCGGGGGAGGCCGGCAAGGGCTTCGCCGTCGTCGCCAACGAGGTGAAGGGGCTCGCCAACCAGACCGCCAGGGCGACCGAGGACATCGCCCAGCAGGTCGCGGAGATCCAGGCGGTGACCGGCAGCGCGGTGACGGCCATCGGCGGCATCGGGCGCACGGTGGTCGCGGTCAACGATCTTGTCGGCCGCATCGCCGGGGCCGCCGACCGCCAGAACGCCACCACCGGCGCGATCGCCCGCAGCGTCCAGAGCGCCGCCGATCGCACGTTGGAGGTGACCCACAGCGTCCGCGACGTGTCGGCCTCCGCGCACGAGACCGGCACCATGGCGTCGGAGGTGCGCTCCGCCGCCGCCGACCTCGGTCGGCAGGCGCTGGCCCTGCGCGAGCAGGCCGGGGCCTTCCTGCGGCAGATCCGCTCGGCCTGAACGGAGGAGACGGCCCGTGTTCCGCAACCCGCGTTCGCTGCTGTTCGTGTTCTTCTTCGCGTCGCTGGCGGCCCTGCTGGTCTTCAGCGGCGACCCGCCGGACGGCGGGCGGACCGACGCGAACCGGGATTTCCTGGCGGCCTGCGAGGCCAGCCCCTTCGCCGCACAGAACACCGGCTCCACCGAGGCGGCGGTGCGGGTGTGCTCCTGCATCCTGTCCTGGCACCGCAAGGAGGGCGAGGCCACGGGCCGGCCGCTTCCCGCCGCGCTCTATGGCGGGGAGGGGACTGCGGGTGCCGCTGCGGCGGCGGTGGACGAGCGGGCGCGGGCCTCCTGCCTGTCCGGGCGCGTGGCGCCCTGAGCAATTTTTGAGAATCGCCCGCAGGACAGGGCGGCCGGGGCTTTTCCTTCGGCCCTGCCGCTCCCATCCTATGGCGCCATGAGCACGCACGACACCCGCAATCCCTGCACCAAGCTCTGCCGCTTCGACGCGGCGGACCGCTGCATGGGCTGCTTCCGCACCCGCGCGGAGGTGAAGCACTGGAAACGCCTGCCGGACGAGACGAAGGTGGCGATCAACGCCCGCATCGCCGCGCGTGGCGGCACCGTCTCAAAGAAGGACGGCAAGCAGGCGAGGAAGCTCGACAAGAAAATCCGCAAGCTGGAGGCGAGGCTCGCCGCCCTGCGCGCCCGCCGGTCGGAACTGGAGGGGCCGGTCGTCAAGGCGGCGGAGTAACTATCCCTCACCCGATCCCGGCATGCCGTTCCACATACAGCAGCAGGGCGGGATAATAGTGCTTCTGTGAAGCCGTCAGCTCCTGGCAGTAACGGCGGGCCATGCCGTTGGACAGCCAAGCATCAAGCTCGCCGCTCTCGCGCTTCTGGGCGATGACGCGGTCGATCTTGTCCATGATCTTGTGGATCACGTCCGTTCCTTTTCGGGTGTTGATTTGCCGTGGGAGGGTGCGGGCGCCGCAGTGGGCGGCGTCGATTGCCCTTTCAATATGGACCATGGGACAGAGGTGAGCTGCGCATTATGGGCATGCCTGCGTACCGCATTGCACAAAAGTGTGCTCGGGCCGGCGAGCCTGCGCGCGGGTCTGCCTTTCGCAGGCGTTCGTTGACCGGCCTCCCGGCGCCGTCCCATTCTGCTCGCTGAAGGAAGAATGAACGGGGGAGGACATGCGGTGGGATGGCGGCGGACCGCCGCGCCGCCGCAGCCATCATCATGACCGCCATCGCGATCAACGAACGTCGCGCCGAACTGGACGGCGCCGCCTCCGCCACGCTGGTCCTGCTCTGCCTGCTCTGGGGGCTGCAGCAGGTCGCCATCAAGGTCGCCATGACCGGATTCTCGCCGGTGCTCCAGGGCGGGCTGCGCTCGCTGGGGGCGCTGGCGCTGCTGTGGGGCTGGGCGGCGCTGCGCGGCATGCGCCTGTTCGAGCGGGATGGGACCCTTTGGCTGGGCATGCTGGCCGGGCTGCTGTTCGCCGGGGAGTTCCTCCTGGTCTATGCCGGGCTGTCCTTCACCACGGTGTCGCGCAGCATCCTGTTCCTTTACACGGCACCTTTCCTGGTGTCGGTGGGCGCGCATTTGCTGCTGCCGGGGGAGCGGATGCGCGGCGTCCAGGCGGCCGGGTTGGCCTGCGCCTTCGTCGGGGTGGCGGTCGCCTTCGCCGACGGGCTGCGCCTGCCGACCAACCGCGAGATGATCGGCGACCTGATGGTGCTGGCCGCGGCGGTGCTGTGGGCGGCCACCACCCTGGTCATCAAGGGCAGCAAGCTGGTCCGCGCCAGCTCGACCAAGGTGCTGTTCTACCAGCTCGCCGTCTCCGGGGCGGCGATGCCGCTGGCCTCGCTTCTGATGGGCGAGGCGGGGGTGACCGCGCCCGGCCCGCTGGCGCTGGCCTGCCTCGCCTTCCAGATCGTGGTGGTGGCCTTCGCCTCCTACCTCGCCTGGTTCTGGCTGGTTGCCCGCTATCCGGCGGCCCGCCTGTCGGCCTTCACCTTCCTGACGCCGCTGTTCGGCGTGCTGTCCGGCGCGCTTCTGCTGGGCGAGCGGGTCAGCGTGAGCCTCGCCGCGGCGATGCTGCTGGTCTGCGCCGGCATCTGGCTGGTCAACCGCCGCGCGCCCGCCGCAAGCGCGTAGAAAGACGGGAACCGCCCCGGCCCCCGCCGGTTGGCTCTGCTGTCCCAGCACAAGCAGCGGAGCCGGTTTCATCATGGATTTGAACGGAAAAGTCGCCCTCATCACCGGGGCCGGGTCGGGTATCGGCAAGGCGTCGGCCACCCTGTTCGCCAGCGCCGGGGCGAGCGTCGGCGTGCTCAGCCGCACCGAGGACGAGATCCGCAAGACGGCGGAGGAGATCACCGCGGCGGGCGGCAAGGCCATCCCCCTGGTTGCCGACGTTGCCGACAGCGAGGCGGTGAAGCGGGCGGTGGAGCGGCTGGTCCAAGAGTACGGCCGGCTCGACATCGTCTTCGCCAACGCCGGGATCAACGGCGTCTGGGCGCCGATCGACGAGCTGACGCCGGAGGAATGGGACCGCACCATCAACATCAATCTGCGCGGCACCTACCTGACGCTGCACCACGCGGTGCCGCATCTGAAGAAGGCGGGCGGCGGGTCGGTGCTGGTGACCGCCTCGATCAACGGCACGCGGGTCTTCAGCAACGCCGGAGCCACCGCCTACTCCTGCACCAAGGCGGCGCAGGTCGCCATGGTCCAGATGCTGGCGCTGGAGCTGGCCAAGCACCGCATCCGCGTCAACGCCATCTGCCCGGGGATGATCGACACCGCGATCCAGGACAACACCCAGGCGCGCAACACCGCGGAGGCCGAGGAGGCCGCCGAGTATCCCGACGGCGAGATCCCGCTGACCCGCGGCAAGCCGGGCAGCAGCGCCGACGTGGCGGAACTGGCGCTGTTCCTGGCGTCGGACCGGTCGAAGCACATCACCGGCACGCCCGTCTGGATCGACGGCGCCGAGTCGCTGCTGATCGGCTGAGGACCCGCCCATGGTGGACGGCTTCACGGCGGACGGCTTCGCGTGGTGGCAGAGCGGGGTGATCTATCAGGTCTACCCGCGCTCCTTCCAGGATTCGAACGGCGACGGGGTGGGGGACCTGCCGGGCATCCTGGCCCGGCTCGACCATCTCCAGGCGCTCGGGGTGGACGCGCTGTGGGTGTCCCCGATCTACCCGTCGCCGATGGCCGATTTCGGCTACGACGTGTCGGATTACACGGGCATCCACCCGCTGTTCGGGACGATGGAGGATTTCGACCGGCTGCTGGCGGAGCTGCACCACCGGGGCATGAAGCTGATCCTGGATTTCGTGCCCAACCACAGCTCCGACCGGCACCCGTGGTTCCAGGCCAGCCGCTCGTCCCGCACTGACCCGAAGCGCGATTGGTACATCTGGCGCGACCCGGCTCCGGACGGCGGCCCCCCCAACAACTGGCTGTCGGAGTTCGGCGGCGGCGCCTGGGAATGGGACGCGGCGACCGGCCAGTACTATTACCACGCCTATCTGAAGGAGCAGCCGGACCTCAACTGGCGGAACCCGGCGCTGCGCGAGGCCATGCTGGACGCGCTGCGCGTCTGGCTCGACCGCGGGGTGGACGGGTTCCGGGTCGACGCCATCCACCACCTGATCAAGGACGGGCAATTCCGCAACAACCCGCCGAACCCCGGCTGGCGGGAGGGCATGTCGCCGGTCCATCGGCTGATCCGCCTCCACACGGTCGACCAGCCGGAGGTGCACGACGCCATCGCCGCCATGCGCCGCGTGGCGGATGAATACGGTCCCGACCGGCTGCTGATCGGCGAAGCCTACCTGCCCATCGACCAGCTCATGGCCTATTACGGCGCCGACCTGACGGGCTTCCAGCTTCCCTTCAACTTCCATCTGCTGTCCACCCCGTGGGAGGCCAAGGCGCTGGCCGCGCTGATACGCACCTACGAGGCCGCCCTGCCGCACGGCGGCTGGCCGAACTGGGTGCTCGGCAACCACGACCGCTCCCGCGTGGCGAGTCGGTTGGGGCGGGGCCAGGCGCGGGTGGCGGCCATGCTGCTGCTGACCCTGCGCGGCACGCCGACGCTCTACCAGGGCGACGAGATCGGGATGACCGATGGGACCATCCCGCCCGACCGCGTGCAGGACCCGTGGGAGAAGAACATCCCCGGCCTCGGGCTGGGCCGCGATCCGGTGCGCACGCCGATCCCCTGGGACGGCGGCCCGCAAGGCGGTTTCACGACCGGCGAGCCCTGGCTGCCGCTCGGTCCCGACCACGACCGGGTGAACGTGGCGGCGCAGGCGGCCGACCCGTCCTCCATGCTGGCGCTGCACCGCGCCTTGCTGGCGCTGCGGCGGGCGGAAGCGGCCTTGTCGGTCGGGCGCTACGAGCCGGTGTCGGCGGAGAACGACGTCCTGGTCTACGAGCGCCGCCATGGAACCGGCCGCTTCCGCATCCTGCTGAACCTGTCGGCGGCGGAGCGGATGGTGGACGCGGTGCCCGAGGCTGCCCATATCCGGCTGTCCACCCATCTCGACCGCAGTGGGGAGCCGGTGTCCGGCGCCCTGCGCCTGCGGCCCGACGAGGGGGTGGTGATCGGTTTCGATGAACTGGGAAAGGGTGGGGAATGAGCGGGGATGTGAAGAACAACGCGGCCAGGAACCGGTACGAGCTGACCGTGGGCGACGCCACCGCGGTGGTGGAGTACGAAAAGCGCGACGGGGCCATCGTCTTCACCCACACGGAGGTTCCGGAGAGCATGGCCGGGCAGGGCGTCGGCTCCGCGCTGGCGCGCGGCGCGCTGGAGGACGCGCGCTCCAGCGGGCAGAAGGTTGTGCCGGTCTGCCCCTTCGTGGCCAAATACATCCAGCGCCACCCGGAGTACCAGGATCTGGTCGCCGCGGAGGGCGGACCATCGACGTGAGGCGATCGCC from Azospirillum brasilense includes the following:
- a CDS encoding acyl-[ACP]--phospholipid O-acyltransferase, with the protein product MSEVGLLATRRFLPLFVTQFLGAFGDNVLRGAIAVLAVYGMAGSAGDGALISTLAAAAFTVPFLLFSATAGQLADRFDRTLIARAVKVAEIGLMAIAAWGILRADLGVLIVALVGMGAHSTVFGPVKYGLLPDLLKPEELTAGNGLVEAGTFVAILLGTIAGGSLALAHPLALPGLLGATALGGLAASLLIPRAGNADRTVRVGLNPVSVTLRVLRATAQDRVSMLAIYGISVFWGVGAVVMAQFPAIARETLGTDSEGATLLLAVFAVGVAVGSVFAGLGHRVPSRADARRAALAGLVAALAGAALPFLTPDAPSAEPLSALALLAQPWAMPLLADLFLIAAAGGAFAVPLYALIQHRAAPSARARVIAAANVVNALFMVVGSGVAAAMLALGVTPLTVAAWGGASMLAAVVLALAIDAVGLGRALARAFFRLAFRVELRGAEHLERLEGAAVVTPNHQSFLDGALLAAFLPGMRFAVDSFIAQQAWAKPFLALADHVTIDPTKPMGTRLLARTLAEGHKICIFPEGRITVTGSLMKINGGPGMLADKAGCPIVPVCIEGAQRSILSRMHGRLRLGLFPRITITVMPPVATPDVTGLAGKKRRAALKSWLSRVMTETVFAAGQRPETLALALLEAGRKTGWGKAAVQDGDFTTLSYRALTARSLVLGRILARGTEPGEAVGVLLPTASPTAAVFFGLAAYGRPAAMLNFTAGAEAVKAACRAAGLRRIVTSARFVEMGRLGPLVEALAAEHSIVYLEDVKRGLGIGDKLRALAASVAPERFLPQQGEPDDVAAILFTSGSEGPPKGVALTHDNLLANMAQVASVVDFTRQDVVFNCLPVFHSFGLLGGMLLPILNGVKTVLYPNPRHVRLIPELVYQTNATVLFGTDFFLNAWARAADPYDFRSLRLVFAGAERLQEETRRTYTERLRVHLLEGYGTTETSPVIAVNTPARFRPGTVGQALPGIETELQPVPGVPVGGRLRVRGPNVMKGYMRADNPGVVEPPEDGWHDTGDIVDIDADGFIRIVGRVKRFAKVAGEMVPLGLVEELALQADPDAAHAAIALPDARRGERIVLVTAGTGLTRDALTAAAKAKGAPEIAIPRDVLRVETIPLLGTGKTDYPAVSRLAAEMLASETA
- a CDS encoding O-methyltransferase; amino-acid sequence: MLLDDAVDRVLRDLESYGRDNDAREGDRARKMLNLERETAELLHILVRSGRRRRVLEIGTSNGVSTLWLAAALQAIGATDPLTSIERDPGKSAQAATNLERAGLASRVTLLVGDATETVAGLDGPFDCVFFDADRWSAPEQLRLLLPKLEPDCLLLADNALSHPQEIAGYIAAVDALPGFGSTIFPVGKGLHVACRP
- a CDS encoding tellurite resistance TerB family protein; this translates as MGGAAVRFGQHAGGHPGRYPRGAGASGGGSLGERLSQVFQQRTAPPPDAAPSGSGEGAFPELAMEDQHALLLIRAMIAAANADGEISPAERQRVMSALDEAGGGPEERRIVEQELSQPQSLDTLVRSVTDPDMAEQVYLASLMAVDRDHEAERAYLTYLATRLKIAPQRAEQLNQAA
- a CDS encoding alpha/beta fold hydrolase; the encoded protein is MDPVTTSVILVHGAFADGSAWGRVIPLLQAQGLEAIAVQNPLTSLDEDVAHVQRAIDRAKGPVVLVGHSWGGAVITQIGNQDKVKALVYVAAFAPGIGQSPNDTLKPFPPSPGLSSVSMDRAGYLHLSAESLAANFAQDVPAAEAALLAATQGPVHAGCFRTRVTAAAWEHKPSWYVVASEDRMLPPAFLRATAERIGARTVEVGASHIPHASRPDAVAAVIIEAAGAR
- a CDS encoding manganese efflux pump MntP, which produces MFGATSLVLALSLSMDSFAAALGRGAVQKRPGLSEALRVGFAFGLCQLSMASIGWAVGSAFAGFVQAIDHWIAFGLLLLIGGSMIRNALAGEEDDEAAATRSGWLALLTVAVATSIDASAVGVGLAMADVNIAVTASLIGVVTFLMGFGGVLLGRAAGPLLGRRAELIGGLGLLAIGTKILIEHTLL